A stretch of DNA from Methanolinea mesophila:
TATCTCACCGGAGACCAGAATCCGACTACGTTCGAACGGGCGAAGTCCGGTTCGGAATGCCAGTACCTGGTAAAACCGTTCAAGGACTCCGACCTTCACATTGCGATCCAGCTCGCGATATCGCGGCACGACATATTCAAGGAGGTGAGCAGGCAGAACCGGTTCTGCCAGAGTATCCTCTCGAGCGTGAGTGACGGGATCATCGCCACCGATACGGAAGGCTTCGTATCCTTCATGAACCCGGCTGCCCAGGTGCTTACGGGAGTCCAGAGTATATCGGGGAGAAAAACACATGTCCGGGAGCTGGTCTCCATCATCAGCAACGGGAACGGGCAGGCCATGGAGAACCCGGTCGATCTTGTAACAAGGACCGCGGATATCGCCGGGTTCCCGCAGGATGCAGTCCTTATCAACCACAACCGCGAGAAGATCCATGTCGACGGCTGGGCAGGTCCCTTGTACGACGAGAAAGGAAATCCCAAAGGGATTCTCCTCTATATCTCCCCGAAACCAAGAAAAAACCTGTTAAAATTTACCGGGAAGGTGCTCTATTAAGTGTACCCGACCGATCGCTTTTTCGGTCGGGAAGGTCTTTCGGCGAAACGCCGGCAGAATACCTGGACATTTCTTTGGAGTCCCGGGTTGATTCCCAAGGGGGTCCTTCTTACCGGGCCCTGCGGACATCCCGATGCCATATGTCGTGAAAAACAGACTACAGTGGCTAAAAATGGAAAATACGAGTATTTTTCAATAAAAAAGATTGAGGCTATTCCGAGTCAGTTTCGTGCACGATCATCAGCGAACCATAGATGATCTTCTCCAGCACCTGTGCAACGTACTTAATCTGCTGAGCCCGTTCCAGGTCCTCGTTCCTGTGGATATCCGCATGGATCTGGATCCTTACAAGGGCAAAACGCAGCCGGTCGAGGGTCTCATCGTCCATCCGGGACGCCTCCCGGTACACGGGCTCAACAATATCCGGCAGGATGCGGACATTTTCGAGCGCAGGGCCTATTATCTTGTAAATTTCCAGAGGCTCTTCGCGCCCGGCAAGAACCGCGGTGTAGTCCATCTACTCCTCGACGACCCTGATCAGCGACTCCATTACCTTGTCCACGCTCTTCCAGGTGGGACTCGCCATGCTCCGGAGGATAAACGGCCTCCCCTCGTCTCCTGCTTTCCTGATCTCGGGGTCGAGGGGAATGCTGCCAAGGTACGGCACGTCCAGTTCCTTGGCGATCCTCTCTCCTCCGCCCTGGCCGAAAAGGTCGATCTCTTCCTTGCAGTGCGGGCAGATCATCACGCTCATATTCTCGACGATCCCAATCACCGGGACTTCAAGCCTCTCTACGAACTTTGCAGCCTTGAGCGCGTCCATGGTAGCGACATCCTGTGGTGTGGTGACGATCACCGCACCCCGAACATTGGGGGCGAGCTGGACCACGGTCAGGGCTTCGTCACCGGTGCCCGGGGGCAGATCAACGACCAGGAAATCAAGGGCCCCCCAGTCGACGTCCTCCAGGAACTGCTGGATCGCACTCATCTTCATCGGGCCCCTCCAGATCACCGGGGTGCTGGTATCAGGCAGGAGGAATGCCATCGAGATGACACTCAGATTCCCTGTTACCCTCACCGGCTCTATCTTGTTACCCACTGTGGTCAACCGGTGGCTCTCGATTCCCAGCATCTTGGGAATGTTGGGGCCGTGAATATCGAGGTCAAGGAGGCCGACCTTGAACCCATGGGTCGAAAGTGCATAAGCAAGGTTTACCGAGACCGTAGACTTCCCTACACCTCCCTTTCCGGAGAGCACCATGATCACGTGCTTCACATCGATCTTTGCTTTCGGGGGAAGACTCATCGACTTTGCCTGGGGATTTCCTGCGCTCGGACAGGATTCGGCGGACTTGCAGCCCTCGCACGTACCCGGGCATTCCTCTTCGTTTGCGTTACCGGCCATAAAAAATCACATCCTATCGGTTAGTACCGATATATATTCGATCAAAAAACTTAAAGAGTATACCGATGCTGCAATAAAACGTAGTACCGTCGATCCGAGTGACCGCGGGTTTCAGCGTTTCACCGCATCGTCAAGGATCCGGTTGCAGAGCGCGTCCATCCTTCGTATCAGGGGATTTTCCCTGGGGACAGAACGATACTCCACATTCTGGAACATTCCTTCACGCTCTTTGACCCTCCGGTACAGTGGGAGGAGATGAGCGGCCCTGACCGCGTAGCGACCGTTAAGTTGCCGGATGACGAGCTCGCTGTCGGAAAAGACCGTAACCGATCCGTGAGAGAATCGTGCCCCGGCGTCGAGCGCCGCTATGACCGCCTGGTATTCCGCCTCGTTGTTCGTTGCCTTTCCCAGGAATTTTCCCGTTTCATCAAGTATCCTGTCCCGATCGCAGACGAGGTAGGCATACGCGGAGGGGCCGGGGTTCCCCCTGGACGCTCCGTCGGTATAACAGGTCAGCCCCGGATCTTCGTTCGTCAGGTTCATCTACAACATGAGGGAATTGAACCGTTTTTAGGGTTCCGGAACCCTGCCGGAGGGACACGGGTGAACGACCGATGCATTTTAGAACAGGGACACGGTACTGATGGGTATGAAACCACTCGTGGTGCGGCTTCCTTTTCTCGAGTTTCCTCCGGATCACACCTGCGACGGAGGGGATCGTTCTCCTGAGATCCGCCTTTCGGGACTCGACGCCCAATCGATCGCGATAATGGCTGTAAATCCTTTTCAGCCGTCATGCTGCTCGTTTTCCCCCTGGATCATCTGGAATATCGAACCCATGGAAGAGATCCCCGCGGGCATCCCGAAGGAGATGGTGGTGACCCACCCCATCAATGCAGTGCAGGGAATGAACGACTTCGGAAAGATGGGGTACTCAGGCCCGTGTCCCCCGCACGGGGCGACTCACCGTTATGCGTTCAAGGTATACGGGCTGGACAGCATGCTGGACCTGGAACCGGGCTCCCCGAAGAATGCCCTGATCGAGGCCATGCAGGGCCATGTCCTCCAGTACGGAGAAACAATGGCGCTGTACACCCGGTGAACTGTCCGGGAGAGGAGATACGGTGACAGTCATCCCCAAAAACGAGCCGGTCCCGTAATGCCTGTCAGGTTCTCTTGAGGATCCGGGAATTGAAAATAAAAGGAAACATTCATTTCGACTGAATTTGAACCGAAGTGCAGAGTGAAATGATATGGAAAATCTCTCCATAAAATTCCAGGCAGTGAATCTCCCGGTACTGCACACCTGCGACGGGGAGGATCTCTCCCCTCCGTTCGAGGTGTCGGGTATCGATACGAATCGGGTGGTCACCATCGCAGTAGTGATGAGTGATCCCGACGCATCCGGAGGCTTTACTCACTGGGTGATCTGGAACCTGAAACCCCACGGAAAGGTCCCCGCCGCGATCCCCCCGGAACCCGTGGTCATGACACCCGTGGAAGCGATCCAGGGGAAAAATTCCTACGGGCTTATCGGGTACAGCGGGCCCTGTCCACCGCAGGGTCAGACCCACCGTTATGATTTCAAGGTCTACGGCCTGGACACCACTCTGGGACTGGCCCCCGGGGCGACGAAACCCGAACTGCTGAAGGCAATCGAAGGACACGTCGTCCAGTACGGGGAAGGATTCGTCGTGTACGGTAAATAAGAACCACACGCGACGGTTTCAACGAATCCGGGTTTGCCTGAATGGAGCATTGGTCGTCACGAACCGGGTTCATCCTCGCGGCCATCGGTTCGGCGGTAGGTATAGGAAATATCTGGCGTTTTTCTTCTGTAGTCGGCCAGAACGGGGGTGGGGCATATCTCATCCCGTATATCGCCGCGTGTTTTCTCGTTGCTGCACCACTGATGATCCTCGAGATCACTGTCGGTCGTTATTACCTCGCCGATGTGGTAACCTGTTTCCGGAAGATCGATGAACGGTTCAAGATAGCCGGCTGGCTGGTTGTGGGAATCGTATTTCTTGTTCTCTCCTACTACCTGGTCATTACCGGGTGGACACTGGGGTTTGTCATGCTTTCCGTTGCCCACACCGGCGAAAATTTCGGCGACTTCATCTCGGGAGCAACCCCGGTATATCTTTTCCTGGCCTGTGCCGTGATCGCAGGTGTCGTGGTGGCAGGAGGAGTGAGGAAAGGGATCGAACGCGTATCCATCCTTCTTGTCCCCTTCATCTTCATTATACTGGCCGGGCTTCTGGTATACTCCGCGAGCCTGCCGGGCTTCGGACAGGGATTGACATACTTTCTTTCTCCGGATTTCTCGGTGCTCTCTAACCCGCTCCTCTGGAGTGCCGCGTTCGGGCAGGCGTTCTTCTCGCTCTCGGTCGGCCAGGGGATTCTGATCACCTACGGGGCGTATCTTTCTAGAAGTGTCGATGTGGCCCGCTCATCGATCATCATCGTCCTCGCCGATCTCTGCGTCTCGCTTATGGCGGGAATCACTATCTTCTCCCTGGTGTTCACCTTCGGGCTCGAACCAGGGATGGGAGCGACACTTGCGTTTTCCACAATTCCAAAAGCGTTCGCGTCCATCCCTTTCGGAAATATACTTTCTTTCGGGTTCTTTGTGCTCCTGTTCTTCGCAGCCCTCACCTCCGCCATCTCCATGCTCGAGGTGAGCGTGGCCGCATTTACCCGGAGTTTCGGACTTTCACGGGTCAGAGCCGCCGGGTTGCTCGTGACCATGCTTGTCATCGTGGGCCTTCCTTCCG
This window harbors:
- a CDS encoding ATP-binding response regulator, with product MQHQQVFVVDDDPIVANLIELRLKKMGYGVSGVSHNGTDALEKIRGCHTDVVIMDINLPGSLDGIQTAGKIAASHDIPVVYLTGDQNPTTFERAKSGSECQYLVKPFKDSDLHIAIQLAISRHDIFKEVSRQNRFCQSILSSVSDGIIATDTEGFVSFMNPAAQVLTGVQSISGRKTHVRELVSIISNGNGQAMENPVDLVTRTADIAGFPQDAVLINHNREKIHVDGWAGPLYDEKGNPKGILLYISPKPRKNLLKFTGKVLY
- a CDS encoding Mrp/NBP35 family ATP-binding protein; translated protein: MAGNANEEECPGTCEGCKSAESCPSAGNPQAKSMSLPPKAKIDVKHVIMVLSGKGGVGKSTVSVNLAYALSTHGFKVGLLDLDIHGPNIPKMLGIESHRLTTVGNKIEPVRVTGNLSVISMAFLLPDTSTPVIWRGPMKMSAIQQFLEDVDWGALDFLVVDLPPGTGDEALTVVQLAPNVRGAVIVTTPQDVATMDALKAAKFVERLEVPVIGIVENMSVMICPHCKEEIDLFGQGGGERIAKELDVPYLGSIPLDPEIRKAGDEGRPFILRSMASPTWKSVDKVMESLIRVVEE
- a CDS encoding ribonuclease HI family protein, with the protein product MNLTNEDPGLTCYTDGASRGNPGPSAYAYLVCDRDRILDETGKFLGKATNNEAEYQAVIAALDAGARFSHGSVTVFSDSELVIRQLNGRYAVRAAHLLPLYRRVKEREGMFQNVEYRSVPRENPLIRRMDALCNRILDDAVKR
- a CDS encoding YbhB/YbcL family Raf kinase inhibitor-like protein — its product is MKPLVVRLPFLEFPPDHTCDGGDRSPEIRLSGLDAQSIAIMAVNPFQPSCCSFSPWIIWNIEPMEEIPAGIPKEMVVTHPINAVQGMNDFGKMGYSGPCPPHGATHRYAFKVYGLDSMLDLEPGSPKNALIEAMQGHVLQYGETMALYTR
- a CDS encoding YbhB/YbcL family Raf kinase inhibitor-like protein is translated as MENLSIKFQAVNLPVLHTCDGEDLSPPFEVSGIDTNRVVTIAVVMSDPDASGGFTHWVIWNLKPHGKVPAAIPPEPVVMTPVEAIQGKNSYGLIGYSGPCPPQGQTHRYDFKVYGLDTTLGLAPGATKPELLKAIEGHVVQYGEGFVVYGK
- a CDS encoding sodium-dependent transporter, whose amino-acid sequence is MEHWSSRTGFILAAIGSAVGIGNIWRFSSVVGQNGGGAYLIPYIAACFLVAAPLMILEITVGRYYLADVVTCFRKIDERFKIAGWLVVGIVFLVLSYYLVITGWTLGFVMLSVAHTGENFGDFISGATPVYLFLACAVIAGVVVAGGVRKGIERVSILLVPFIFIILAGLLVYSASLPGFGQGLTYFLSPDFSVLSNPLLWSAAFGQAFFSLSVGQGILITYGAYLSRSVDVARSSIIIVLADLCVSLMAGITIFSLVFTFGLEPGMGATLAFSTIPKAFASIPFGNILSFGFFVLLFFAALTSAISMLEVSVAAFTRSFGLSRVRAAGLLVTMLVIVGLPSAASYSSLGFSLNGIRFLDFMDETVGTLGIPVAAMITSIAFSWFMDRKVLEGELMTYRGLRRIIIPACRYVIPVVLAGSIGARLVLNRDYPAWHVIPGAPFPGNLIQGAGTFLILGGILLVIFISCRLSGCSWVRKLPFFGEKKAP